TTGGCCTTGGGGTGGCTTTCTTCCAGCACGGCGATCTGCTCCGGCGTGGCCTGGTCGAGGTCGACCACGTCGAGCCATGCCTTCCAGTCGAGCACTTCGTTGGTGAAGCCGTGGGATTGGATGATTTCGCTCATGCCTTGGCTCCGGCGGGGTTGTCGTTCAGGGCTTGCAGGGCTTTCAGCGCGTCCAGGCCGGCCACCAGCCGCACCTGGTACGACAGGAACGCGACCAGCTGCGCCAGCGTGACCACGGCCGGCGTGCCCAGGCCGGCGGCGGGCAGTGCCAGCAGCGCGGCGCGGTCGCCCTCGACCGGCTTTTCGATCAGCTTGCGAGTGAATTCAAGCATGGCGCGCAGGCGCGGCTCGGCGATGTCCGCGGGCGCGCCTTCGGCTACGGCGCGCACCTGGCTGGCATCGGCGCCGAGCTGCTCGAGCCGGCTCCGATAGTGGGCGGCCAGTGCCGGCGACGGCGTCAGGCGGGCGGCATACAGCGCCACCAGAAGCCGTTCCGCCAGCGACACGCCGGGCAGTTCGGGGTCGAACAGGGCATCGTAGCTGCCCTGGGTGGCGGCCACGACCTTGTCGCGCTGGTGCCGCAGGGCGTGGGTGGCGCTGCCCGGCGCGAGGCCGGCAAGCTGGTCGATCAGGTCGACCGGGGAAGTCGGGGGCTGGGTCATCGGACGCTCTTGCGTGGTGGAGTCGTATTGGGGGTCAGGCCTTGGCGGTGCGCAGCGCCGGCGGCGGCGCCGGCACCCATTCGTCGCCGAAGACTTCGGGCTCGGCATAAGCCTGCAGCGCGGCGTAGTGCAGCTCGATGTCTTCCTGGTACAGCCGCGCGGCAATGCCCTGGCCAAGCCGGCGCGCGCCGTCGCTGATCGCCGGGATGTCGCCGGAGACGGTGCCGTGCGACAGCGCCGCCGGATAGCAGAAGCAGTGGATGCGGGTCAGGCCGGGGCAGGCGCCGGGTGTCTTCTCCTGGAATTCGAACGCTTCGCCGAGATCGGGCGAATCGGACAGCTCGCGGTCTTCCTGGCCCGCGGGCGGCGCATGGCGGTCGCGCCAGAAGCGGATATGCGGGGCGAACGCGGCAAATTCCGGCCGCGTTTCCAGCGCGATGCGGAAACCCGTGGAGAAGATCAGGAAGTCCAGTTCGAACTCGCCCAGCGGGGTTCGCACCCGCAGCCCGTCTCCCCGCGCCTCGATCGATTCCAGCGCGGCGCCCAGGTTGAAGTACGCGTTGGCATGCCGCGACACGCGCAGCGTGCTGCCGCGTGGCGGCGGCACCTGCTGGCTGTTGATGTAATGGCGCAGGCGCCATTTCCACGCGTCGGGCAGGCCGTAGTGGCCGAAGGTCAGGCCGGGGTTGCCGGCGCCCTTGCTCTTGTTGACGCGCGGAATGTCGGCGCGGCGGATCAGCATCTCGACGCTGTGGGCGCCGGCTTCGAGCGCGGTCGCGGCGCTGTCCATGGCCGAGGCGCCGGCCCCGACCACGCCCACGCGCTTGCCGCGCAGCGCGGCGTAGTCCATTTCATCCGACGAATGCGCCCACAGGTGGCGCGGCAGCGCGGCCGCCACCGGCGGGACAAAGGCACCGCCGAGGCCGTCGCGGCCGGTGGCCAGCACCACGCGGCGCGCCAGCACCGTGTGCGGGCCGGCGGGAGTCTGCATCGACAGCGCCACCAGCCCGTCGGCACGCGGCACGATCCGCTCGACCTGGTGTTCGTTGCGGATATCCAGCGCCAGCACCTGGCGGTACCAGCGCAGGTAGTCCATCCATTGCAGCCGCGGAATCTTGTCCAGCGCCTGCCAGGCGGCCTCGCCGAACTGCGCCTCGAACCAGGCGCGGAAGGTCAGCGCCGGCAGGCCCAGCGCGGGCCCGGTCAGCTGCTTGGGCGAGCGCAGCGTTTCCATGCGCGCGGTGGTGGCCCAGGGGCCTTCATAGCCTGCCGGGGCGCGGTCGAAGGCGCGCACGCGCACGCCCAGGTGGGTCAGCGTGGCGCTTGCCGCCAGGCCGGCCATGCCGCCGCCGATCACGGCGACGTCGAGCACCTCCTGCCCGTCGACGCTGCGCGGCATGGTCCAGGCCTTGGCGGGCAGCTCCAGCCAGGCCAGGTCCTGGCGCAGCCGGGCTTCGAGGGCGGCGAGTCCCGCAGGCGGGGGCGCGGTTGCAACGGTGGCGTCAGTCATGGCTAGTCAGTCCGGAATCGTCGGTCGGGTGGTCCGCGGCATCGCCGGCGTCGACAGCATCGACAGCGTTGCCTGCGTCGCCATAGAGCGATTGCAGCAGCGCGCCGTGCTCGGCCGGCTCGCGCCGCACCAGGTCGGGCAGCAGGCCGGCAGCCGCGTCGGCCACCGCCTGCACCAGCCCCAGCACAGCCGTGCTGGCCGGGCGCGCCTGTGGCGTCATCACCCCGAAAAAAAACGGGATATCGGCGTCGATGGGACGCACGGCAATATCGGTCAGGGGCAGCCCGCGCGCGGTCACAGGCTCCAGCAGGGCGATGCCCAGCCCGGCGCGCACCAGGGTCAGGGCGCTGATCGAGGTATTGGTGTCGATCACCCCCGCCGCCGGCACGCCGGCGCCGGCCAGCGCCCGGTCGACGCGGCGGCGCAGCCGGTAGGGGTTGTGCATGGTGATGAGGCGGCGGCCGCGGCAGTCGTGCAGGGAGAGCGCCGGCTGTGCCGCCAGCGGGTCGTCGGCACGCAGCGCCGCCACGCAGGCGGACTGGCCGATCCAGTGCACGGTCACGCCCCGGTGCTCCAGCGGCAGGCTGTTCAGGCCGATGTCGGCGGCGCCGGTCAGCACCGCGTGCACCACCTGCTCCGGCGACTGGCTCTGCACCGCCACGCGCTCCGGCGCGCACAGCCCGCGGGCGAACGCCAGCGCCAGTGCCGGCGGCAGCAGGCCCGCTGCCAGCGCCGGCGTGGCGGCAATGCGCAGCGGCCGGCCATCGCCGCGCGCCAGCGCCGCGGCGCGCGTGCGGATCCGTTGCATGCCCGCCAGCGTCTGCTCGACCTCGTCGTAAAGCAGGAAGCCTTGCTCGGTCGGGCTGACCCGCGGCCCGCTGCGGGTGAACAGGGCGAAGCCGAGCTCGGCCTCGAGTTCCTGGATCAGCCGCGTGATGGCCGGCTGCGAGCGGCCGAGCAGCCGCCCGGCGGCGGTGACGCTGCCGGTGGTGACGACTGCGGCGAAGGCTTCCAGTTGCCGGACTTCCATGGAGCGCAGGGTGATCGCAAGTGCGCGGACGGGTTGTATGTCTAAACTGGATTCTGATGCCTTCAGCATGCAATTTGCAAATACTATTTCGGGATAAGTTCATGAGCGGCCTATGATGTAGCGATGCCGGGCGCACACCGGCGCCACATCGGGACGGACGTGTTGGCCGGGATTCGTGGAAGTCAGGCAGGCGGGAGGGCGCGGCCCGGGCTGCGGCATGGGCTGGGCCTCGCCATGGCATGGGTGCTGGCGGCCGCACTTGGCGCGAGCCTGCCGGCCCGCGCGGCGGACCCGCTGCGCGTCGGTTCCAAGCGCTTTACCGAGTCCTACATCCTTGGCGAGCTGCTGAGCCAGGCCGCGGGACCGCCCGGCACCGCGCAGCACCAGCCCGGCCTGGGCAATACGGCGATCGTGTTCGCGGCGCTGAAGGCCGGCAGCATCGATCTCTACCCGGACTACACCGGCACGCTGGCCGCCGAGATCCTCAGGCTGCCGCCCGGGGCCGGGCTGGACGAGATCCGGCGGGCGCTGGCGCCGATGGGGCTGGGGGCGTCGATTGCGCTCGGCTTCGAGAACACCTATGCGCTGGCCGTGTCCGACGCCCGCGCAGGGTCGTTGCGGCGGTTGAGCGATCTGGCGGCACAGCCGCGGCTGCGGCTCGGGCTGTCGCATGAGTTCCTCGGCCGCGCCGATGGCTGGCCCGGGCTGTCCAGCCGCTATGGCCTGCCGCAGCGCCCGCTCGGGCTGGATCACGGCGTTGCCTACGAGGCGCTGGCGGCCGGGCAGGTCGACGCCATCGACATCTATTCCACCGACGCCAAGATCCGCAAATACCGGCTGCGCGTGCTGGAAGACGACCGGCATTACTTTCCGCGCTATGACGCCGTGGTGGTCTACCGGCTCGACGTGCCGCAGCGCTTCCCGCAGGCCTGGCAGGCATTGCAGCGCCTGGCCGGCCGCGTCAGCGCCGGCGACATGATCGCCATGAATGCGGCGGCGGAGATCGATGGCCAGCCGTTCGCCGCGATCGCGCGCGCCTTTCTGGACGGAACCGGCGCGCGACGGTCAGCGCCCGCGCCTGCCGGTGCGCGCAACCGGCTGCTGGCCGCGCTGCTCGGACCCGATACGCCGCGGCTGGCGCGGCGTCACGTCGGGCTGGTGGCGGGCGCGGTCGGCGCCGCGACGCTGGTGGGCGTGCCGCTGGGAATGCTGGCGGCGCGGCGGCGCCGCACCGGCCAGCTGGTGCTGGGCGCGGTCAGCGTGCTGCAGACGGTGCCGTCGCTGGCCCTGCTGGCGATGCTGATCCCGCTGCTGGGGCGCATCGGCGTCTGGCCGGCCATGGTGGCGCTGTTTCTCTATGCGCTGCTGCCGATCGTGCGCAATACCGCCACAGGGCTGGAGCAGGTGCCGCAGGGCATGCGCGACGCGGCGCGGGCGCTGGGCCTGCGCGGCGCGCAGGTGCTGCGCTACGTGGAACTGCCGCTGGCCCTGCCGGTGCTGCTGGCCGGCGTCAAGACCGCGGCCATCATCAGCGTGGGCACCGCCACCATCGCCGCCTTCGTCGG
The window above is part of the Cupriavidus taiwanensis LMG 19424 genome. Proteins encoded here:
- a CDS encoding glycine betaine ABC transporter substrate-binding protein, which translates into the protein MAWVLAAALGASLPARAADPLRVGSKRFTESYILGELLSQAAGPPGTAQHQPGLGNTAIVFAALKAGSIDLYPDYTGTLAAEILRLPPGAGLDEIRRALAPMGLGASIALGFENTYALAVSDARAGSLRRLSDLAAQPRLRLGLSHEFLGRADGWPGLSSRYGLPQRPLGLDHGVAYEALAAGQVDAIDIYSTDAKIRKYRLRVLEDDRHYFPRYDAVVVYRLDVPQRFPQAWQALQRLAGRVSAGDMIAMNAAAEIDGQPFAAIARAFLDGTGARRSAPAPAGARNRLLAALLGPDTPRLARRHVGLVAGAVGAATLVGVPLGMLAARRRRTGQLVLGAVSVLQTVPSLALLAMLIPLLGRIGVWPAMVALFLYALLPIVRNTATGLEQVPQGMRDAARALGLRGAQVLRYVELPLALPVLLAGVKTAAIISVGTATIAAFVGAGGFGERIATGLALNDTTLLLAGAIPAAVLALAVQAAFEALEWALRRHRDAR
- a CDS encoding LysR family transcriptional regulator; translated protein: MEVRQLEAFAAVVTTGSVTAAGRLLGRSQPAITRLIQELEAELGFALFTRSGPRVSPTEQGFLLYDEVEQTLAGMQRIRTRAAALARGDGRPLRIAATPALAAGLLPPALALAFARGLCAPERVAVQSQSPEQVVHAVLTGAADIGLNSLPLEHRGVTVHWIGQSACVAALRADDPLAAQPALSLHDCRGRRLITMHNPYRLRRRVDRALAGAGVPAAGVIDTNTSISALTLVRAGLGIALLEPVTARGLPLTDIAVRPIDADIPFFFGVMTPQARPASTAVLGLVQAVADAAAGLLPDLVRREPAEHGALLQSLYGDAGNAVDAVDAGDAADHPTDDSGLTSHD
- a CDS encoding CMD domain protein, translating into MTQPPTSPVDLIDQLAGLAPGSATHALRHQRDKVVAATQGSYDALFDPELPGVSLAERLLVALYAARLTPSPALAAHYRSRLEQLGADASQVRAVAEGAPADIAEPRLRAMLEFTRKLIEKPVEGDRAALLALPAAGLGTPAVVTLAQLVAFLSYQVRLVAGLDALKALQALNDNPAGAKA
- a CDS encoding FAD-dependent oxidoreductase: MTDATVATAPPPAGLAALEARLRQDLAWLELPAKAWTMPRSVDGQEVLDVAVIGGGMAGLAASATLTHLGVRVRAFDRAPAGYEGPWATTARMETLRSPKQLTGPALGLPALTFRAWFEAQFGEAAWQALDKIPRLQWMDYLRWYRQVLALDIRNEHQVERIVPRADGLVALSMQTPAGPHTVLARRVVLATGRDGLGGAFVPPVAAALPRHLWAHSSDEMDYAALRGKRVGVVGAGASAMDSAATALEAGAHSVEMLIRRADIPRVNKSKGAGNPGLTFGHYGLPDAWKWRLRHYINSQQVPPPRGSTLRVSRHANAYFNLGAALESIEARGDGLRVRTPLGEFELDFLIFSTGFRIALETRPEFAAFAPHIRFWRDRHAPPAGQEDRELSDSPDLGEAFEFQEKTPGACPGLTRIHCFCYPAALSHGTVSGDIPAISDGARRLGQGIAARLYQEDIELHYAALQAYAEPEVFGDEWVPAPPPALRTAKA